In Eupeodes corollae chromosome X, idEupCoro1.1, whole genome shotgun sequence, the following proteins share a genomic window:
- the LOC129953362 gene encoding BLOC-1-related complex subunit 6, with protein sequence MSEIDSRKNHNINRQLIPTENQMAASYTEIAFQSSNRTNNPQQLHDDEGNDENNYDDCGDTKPSRKTDSEENNDDSLPQSSGDYCGLMEQLNRKNGYEFCSNNFDTKPQIRPATLLCEKAFPYDLEGTVRREGDITHFVAENLEYKIKLSSPIAKRDMNQTNLSSKNSTPSTSTGFIQKHFLQSQLAQIDSNVLSDIEIDAQYLAASVDNLTENLYNLLHSVSSITADNVEIHKNSVNKLTDSMDSNIKCMYTIMAKTEEISKSMKPTEQLALRIREIKRLVDILENNL encoded by the exons ATGAGCGAAATTGACTCAAGAAAAAATCACAATATTAATCGTCAATTAATTCCCACTGAAAATCAAATGGCTGCTTCCTATACAGAAATTGCATTTCAATCATCGAATCGCACAAATAACCCACAACAACTTCACGACGATGAAGGCAACGATGAGAACAATTATGATGATTGTGGGGATACAAAACCAAGCCGAAAAACCGATTCGGAAGAGAATAATGACGACTCTCTTCCCCAGAGTAGTGGTGATTATTGTGGTTTAATGGAACAATTAAATCGAAAGAATGGTTATGAGTTTTGTAGCAATAATTTTGATACTAAGCCACAAATTCGACCTGCAACCTTACTATGCGAAAAGG CGTTTCCCTATGACTTGGAGGGAACAGTTCGTAGAGAAGGTGACATTACACATTTTGTAGCTGAAAatttagaatacaaaattaaactttcgAGTCCGATTGCAAAACGAG atatgaatcaaacaaatttgtcttCGAAAAACAGTACGCCTTCGACTTCAACTGGATTTATACAGAAACATTTTCTTCAATCGCAACTAGCTCAAATCGATTCAAATGTTCTTAGTGATATTGAAATTGATGCTCAATACTTAGCAGCTTCAGTTGATAATCTAACAGAAAATCTTTACAATTTGCTGCATTCG gTATCATCAATTACAGCTGACAAcgttgaaattcataaaaattcagTTAACAAACTTACAGACAGCatggattcaaatatcaaatGTATGTATACAATAATGGCAAAGACcgaagaaatatcaaaatcaatgaAGCCAACAGAACAATTAGCATTAAGAAT CCGTGAAATCAAAAGGCTAGTGGACATATTAGAGAAcaatctgtaa
- the LOC129953281 gene encoding plasminogen activator inhibitor 1 RNA-binding protein-like isoform X2, whose protein sequence is MDNSGKNRYELLFMDDDVSDPLDNIKKKVKQPAAATGAAVVPSTAVTTLNKGQNNNTNKQNASAGNDSSKKNSSEKENKSFAMNKNVDFNRKSNTAGNNAINNASVGGGGGGVSKSKPNQQQLGNNSQNANRNNRDNFNGPASQNRNSTSKAQNGETREQRNNRRNRENGIPGSMGGSGGGGSGGMGEYNNDSQQRIRQNNQRFNGPPRNRNGADGGNARGGKREFDRQSGSDKTGVKAVDKRDGAGAHNWGSVKQDIEDINKSNDEAGLTDKEESGNDQTATEQNASIEEETKELTLDEWKAQRQQRAKPQFNIRKAGEGEDVTQWKKMIALNNKKKEGDSEEELEYDPSMYPQRVGRLQRVLDIQFHFNDGRRGGGGMGRGRGRGSRPTGGAERPIGGERGNTGGNVGGVGAAISAQGGGGRPDGPRVNVGRPRNENPRREGGGMDKQQRGGQHAPKVDDERQFPTLS, encoded by the exons ATGGATAATTCGGGCAAGAATCGCTATGAATTATTATTCATGGACGACGACGTTAGTGATCCATTAGATAATATCAAGAAAAAGGTTAAGCAACCAGCTGCTGCTACTGGGGCTGCAGTTGTTCCTTCCACTGCTGTCACTACATTAAACAAAGGGCAAAATAAcaacacaaataaacaaaatgcatcTGCTGGAAATGATAGTTCTAAGAAAAACTCATCAGAAAaggaaaataaatcatttgcaATGAACAAAAATGTGGATTTCAATCGGAAATCCAATACTGCTGGAAATAATGCTATCAATAACGCATCGGTTGGTGGGGGTGGCGGTGGTGTAAGCAAATCCAAACCCAATCAACAGCAACTAGGCAACAACAGTCAAAATGCAAATCGCAACAACAGGGACAATTTCAATG GGCCAGCATCACAGAATCGAAATAGCACTTCCAAGGCTCAGAATGGTGAAACTCGGGAGCAACGTAATAACCGTCGCAATCGTGAAAATGGTATTCCTGGATCAATGGGCGGGAGTGGTGGAGGTGGAAGCGGTGGAATGGGGGAATATAACAATGATTCACAACAACGCATTCGCCAAAATAATCAACGCTTTAATGGTCCACCACGTAATCGTAATGGAGCTGATGGTGGAAATGCACGCGGTGGAAAACGTGAGTTTGATCGTCAATCTGGTTCAGATAAGACTGGAGTTAAGGCTGTTGATAAACGCGATGGAGCTGGAGCACATAATTGGGGTTCAGTTAAACAAGACATCGAAGATATTAACAAATCTAATGATGAAG CTGGACTTACCGACAAAGAAGAATCAGGAAATGATCAAACTGCAACAGAACAAAATGCTTCAATCGAGGAAGAAACCAAAGAATTGACTCTTGATGAATGGAAGGCACAAAGACAACAACGAGCTAAACCTCAATTCAATATTCGCAAGGCTGGTGAGGGTGAAGATGTAACACAATGGAAAAAAATGATCGCCTTGAATAACAAAAAGAAG GAAGGAGACAGTGAGGAAGAATTGGAGTATGATCCATCAATGTATCCACAACGGGTTGGACGTTTGCAACGTGTTTTAGACATTCAGTTTCACTTCAATGATGGTCGTCGTGGTGGTGGTGGAATGGGTCGTGGTCGTGGACGTGGTTCCAGACCAACTGGTGGCGCTGAGCGTCCGATTGGTGGTGAAAGGGGTAATACTGGTGGTAATGTTGGTGGAGTCGGTGCTGCTATTTCTGCCCAAGGTGGTGGTGGACGTCCAGATGGTCCACGTGTAAATGTTGGCCGACCAAGAAATGAGAACCCAAGAAGG gAGGGAGGTGGTATGGATAAACAACAACGTGGAGGCCAACATGCACCAAAGGTGGATGATGAACGTCAGTTCCCAACTTTAAgctaa
- the LOC129953281 gene encoding plasminogen activator inhibitor 1 RNA-binding protein-like isoform X1, which produces MDNSGKNRYELLFMDDDVSDPLDNIKKKVKQPAAATGAAVVPSTAVTTLNKGQNNNTNKQNASAGNDSSKKNSSEKENKSFAMNKNVDFNRKSNTAGNNAINNASVGGGGGGVSKSKPNQQQLGNNSQNANRNNRDNFNGPASQNRNSTSKAQNGETREQRNNRRNRENGIPGSMGGSGGGGSGGMGEYNNDSQQRIRQNNQRFNGPPRNRNGADGGNARGGKREFDRQSGSDKTGVKAVDKRDGAGAHNWGSVKQDIEDINKSNDEAGLTDKEESGNDQTATEQNASIEEETKELTLDEWKAQRQQRAKPQFNIRKAGEGEDVTQWKKMIALNNKKKVSSKIEGDSEEELEYDPSMYPQRVGRLQRVLDIQFHFNDGRRGGGGMGRGRGRGSRPTGGAERPIGGERGNTGGNVGGVGAAISAQGGGGRPDGPRVNVGRPRNENPRREGGGMDKQQRGGQHAPKVDDERQFPTLS; this is translated from the exons ATGGATAATTCGGGCAAGAATCGCTATGAATTATTATTCATGGACGACGACGTTAGTGATCCATTAGATAATATCAAGAAAAAGGTTAAGCAACCAGCTGCTGCTACTGGGGCTGCAGTTGTTCCTTCCACTGCTGTCACTACATTAAACAAAGGGCAAAATAAcaacacaaataaacaaaatgcatcTGCTGGAAATGATAGTTCTAAGAAAAACTCATCAGAAAaggaaaataaatcatttgcaATGAACAAAAATGTGGATTTCAATCGGAAATCCAATACTGCTGGAAATAATGCTATCAATAACGCATCGGTTGGTGGGGGTGGCGGTGGTGTAAGCAAATCCAAACCCAATCAACAGCAACTAGGCAACAACAGTCAAAATGCAAATCGCAACAACAGGGACAATTTCAATG GGCCAGCATCACAGAATCGAAATAGCACTTCCAAGGCTCAGAATGGTGAAACTCGGGAGCAACGTAATAACCGTCGCAATCGTGAAAATGGTATTCCTGGATCAATGGGCGGGAGTGGTGGAGGTGGAAGCGGTGGAATGGGGGAATATAACAATGATTCACAACAACGCATTCGCCAAAATAATCAACGCTTTAATGGTCCACCACGTAATCGTAATGGAGCTGATGGTGGAAATGCACGCGGTGGAAAACGTGAGTTTGATCGTCAATCTGGTTCAGATAAGACTGGAGTTAAGGCTGTTGATAAACGCGATGGAGCTGGAGCACATAATTGGGGTTCAGTTAAACAAGACATCGAAGATATTAACAAATCTAATGATGAAG CTGGACTTACCGACAAAGAAGAATCAGGAAATGATCAAACTGCAACAGAACAAAATGCTTCAATCGAGGAAGAAACCAAAGAATTGACTCTTGATGAATGGAAGGCACAAAGACAACAACGAGCTAAACCTCAATTCAATATTCGCAAGGCTGGTGAGGGTGAAGATGTAACACAATGGAAAAAAATGATCGCCTTGAATAACAAAAAGAAGGTTAGTTCAAAGATT GAAGGAGACAGTGAGGAAGAATTGGAGTATGATCCATCAATGTATCCACAACGGGTTGGACGTTTGCAACGTGTTTTAGACATTCAGTTTCACTTCAATGATGGTCGTCGTGGTGGTGGTGGAATGGGTCGTGGTCGTGGACGTGGTTCCAGACCAACTGGTGGCGCTGAGCGTCCGATTGGTGGTGAAAGGGGTAATACTGGTGGTAATGTTGGTGGAGTCGGTGCTGCTATTTCTGCCCAAGGTGGTGGTGGACGTCCAGATGGTCCACGTGTAAATGTTGGCCGACCAAGAAATGAGAACCCAAGAAGG gAGGGAGGTGGTATGGATAAACAACAACGTGGAGGCCAACATGCACCAAAGGTGGATGATGAACGTCAGTTCCCAACTTTAAgctaa